A single Vigna radiata var. radiata cultivar VC1973A chromosome 8, Vradiata_ver6, whole genome shotgun sequence DNA region contains:
- the LOC106772005 gene encoding bromodomain and WD repeat-containing protein 3 isoform X3: MRLLKCNLSSQLQLHPFLSLLCAGCFRNMDSRKSKSSCRASSLSVAHLSVSNKVDQMVAPPGDVGAVQTDLDIDLREVYFLIMHFLSAGPCRRTFLHFKEELLEHQLLPRRYHAWFSRSGDLGGDDAEEDDDGFSLPLDYSNLVGRYPHITKDHLVKLLKQLMLSTVHPLHGKLGGSSPNAADVPTLLGYGSFSLLDSDRKTADKIVKTPPLYMRWPHMKANQVQGLSLREIGGGFTKHHRAPSIRSACYAIAKPSTMVQKMQNIKKLRGHRVAVYCAIFDGSGRFVISGSDDRLVKIWSMETAFCLASCRGHEGDITDLAVSSNNALVASASNDFVIRVWRLPDGMPISVLRGHTGAVNTITFSPSVVYQLLSSSDDGTCRIWDARNSHNPRIYVPRPPDAINGKSNAPPASLPSSSNGQQSYQVLCCAYNANGTVFVTGSSDTFARVWSALKPSTDDSEQPIHEMDLLSGHENDVNYVQFSGCSVASKILTSDPWKEENTLKFRNFWYCHDNIVTCSRDGSAIIWVPRSRKSHGKVGRWTRAYHLKVPPPPLPPQPPRGGPRQRLLPTPRGVNMIIWSLDNRFVLAAIMDCRICVWNAVDGSLVHSLTGHTESSYVLDVHPFNPRIAMSAGYDGRTIVWDIWEGIPIRTYEIGRFKLVDGKFSPDGTSIVLSDDVGQIYFLNTGQGESQKDAKYDQFFLGDYRPLIQDTQGNVLDQETQLPPHRRNIQEPLCDSSMVPYPEPYQSQFQQRRLGALGIEWRPSLIKYAVGPDFSVGQGLDFPVIPLVDLDVMVEPQLDFLDATLWEPEYDMIVSEDTDSEYNVNDDTSSAAAQGSVISSSDLEGSEDDSSNKDGLRRSRRKKHNVGVEVTTSSGRRVRKRNLDECNGNTSGSNRPSKKSKGSSKSSKRKSSKAKTSRPQRVAAHNARHMFSQIDETSTDEEDNDSNDESSDSFQDPDDFSEPEREMDVKHDEFKKSQLKKFVNASKPPVCSESQSNVESRPRLVLKLSLRDSKKSVPTEDTKPTCETEDNMVCQSSRPQPRECHHKTFPDSKSLDSVLSSMTATNSELPQRHNGDENDDKIQTENATNNLDPSRYVEENTDQCRKVETLTYELSRSGDTLLTDAENDDHLKHNANGRSEHMIGELETAGSMINKGLTGFEDALKISSPEPLLSGNAQPNDDAFWTSGYEKFNGVSKCQSGSGKCAEDSLENNEAVHSSHSADLKMKAPVKSTKLIIKKKQISSETEGPNLLPEGEDDRKFSTPQLLHSYSDKRRDYVRERDKSHKGKVNQDGFESFDCDIEEHNSVFSNQLGLGIGLSDVLSDPIRRSRSVRIKTTSEEPSTSNRRVKIHGGQSSRGKSDWEDCSTKVSDQLHRRTRTSRHRRDEHIPSNPGGSLTRRVSNHHVKNSSWLMLSMHDDSYRYIPQLGDEVVYFRQGHQEYLESCSSSETGPWRSVIGLGFSEICKVEELEYADLPGSGDSCCKLKLKFVDPSSYVHGKMFKLTLPELNDFSDFVVEKTWYDTAMKRNWSSRDKCKVWWRNGDGDGGNWWDGRIISVQAKSHDFPDSPWERYQIQYKNDPTENHLHSPWELRDPDPEIQWKHPHIDHTIRDKLLSYFTKLDRREKFDIQALNKVAEKLEFANRFPVPLYPELIQSRLENDYYRTVEGVKHDIMVMLSNAEDFFRITKNVQLLGKIRRISDWFRKKLERV; this comes from the exons ATGCGGCTTTTGAAGTGCAACCTCTCTTCGCAGCTGCAACTTCATCCGTTTTTGAG TTTGTTATGTGCAGGGTGTTTTAGAAACATGGATTCTCGGAAGAGCAAATCTTCTTGTCGTGCATCTTCGCTTAGTGTTGCACATTTAAGTGTTTCAAATAAGGTGGATCAAATGGTGGCGCCCCCTGGGGATGTGGGAGCTGTTCAGACTGATCTGGATATAGACCTTAGGGAGGTTTACTTTTTAATCATGCACTTTTTGTCTGCGGGACCATGTAGGCGAACTTTTCTACATTTTAAGGAAGAACTTTTAGAGCATCAACTTCTACCCAGAAGATATCATGCTTGGTTTTCAAGAAGTGGTGACCTCGGAGGGGATGATGccgaagaagatgatgatggcTTCTCTTTACCTTTAGATTATAGCAATTTAGTGGGCAG GTATCCTCACATAACTAAGGATCACTTAGTAAAGCTTCTGAAACAATTGATGCTGAGTACGGTCCATCCTTTACATGGAAAACTTGGAGGAAGTAGTCCTAATGCAGCTGATGTTCCTACTTTACTTGGATATGGTTCATTTTCGCTTCTTGACA GTGATAGAAAAACAGCTGACAAGATTGTGAAGACCCCTCCACTTTACATGCGCTGGCCTCACATGAAGGCTAATCAGGTTCAGGGGCTAAGTTTAAGGGAGATTGGAGGTGGTTTTACAAAACACCATCGTGCTCCATCCATTCGTAGTGCGTGTTATGCTATTGCCAAACCATCTACTATGGTgcaaaaaatgcaaaatattaaaaaacttaggGGGCATCGTGTGGCTGTCTATTGTG CCATATTTGACGGATCAGGGAGATTTGTTATTAGTGGTTCTGATGACCGTCTTGTCAAGATTTGGTCTATGGAAACTGCATTTTGCTTAGCTAGTTGCCGTGGACATGAA GGTGATATTACTGACTTGGCTGTAAGCTCAAACAATGCTTTGGTGGCATCTGCTTCAAATGATTTTGTCATTAGAGTT TGGCGATTACCAGATGGGATGCCAATATCAGTTTTGCGGGGACATACAGGAGCTGTCAATACTATTACTTTTAGTCCCAGTGTTGTATACCAGCTGCTATC GTCATCTGATGATGGAACTTGTAGAATATGGGATGCAAGGAACTCACACAATCCCCGAATATACGTGCCTCGGCCTCCAGATGCTATAAATG GGAAGAGCAATGCTCCACCAGCTAGTTTGCCATCGTCAAGCAATGGTCAACAAAGCTATCAAGTACTTTGTTGTGCATATAATGCAAATGGAACTGTTTTTGTTACTGGTAGCTCTGATACTTTCGCCAGG GTGTGGAGTGCGTTGAAGCCCAGCACTGATGACTCAGAACAACCAATACATGAGATGGATTTATTATCTGGTCACGAAAATGATGTTAATTATGTACAGTTTAG TGGTTGCTCTGTGGCTTCAAAAATTTTAACATCTGATCCctggaaagaagaaaatacaCTGAAGTTTCGAAATTTCTG GTATTGTCATGATAACATAGTTACCTGCTCTCGTGATGGAAGTGCAATTATATGGGTTCCCAGATCCCGTAAATCTCAT GGAAAAGTAGGACGTTGGACTCGCGCATATCATCTAAAAGTGCCACCACCACCGCTGCCTCCCCAACCTCCACGAGGTGGTCCAAGGCAGAGATTGCTACCTACTCCTCGTGGTGTCAATATGATTATATGGAGTCTGGATAATCGCTTTGTGCTTGCAGCTATTATGG ATTGCAGAATATGTGTTTGGAATGCAGTTGATGGAAGCTTAGTGCACTCTTTGACTGGTCATACTGAATCA TCTTATGTTTTGGATGTTCACCCTTTCAACCCTCGAATAGCTATGAGTGCTGGCTATGATGGACGAACCATTGTTTGGGAT ATTTGGGAGGGCATACCCATTCGAACATATGAAATTGGACGCTTTAAGTTGGTTGATGGGAAGTTTTCTCC GGATGGAACATCAATTGTGCTCTCAGATGATGTTGGACAAATATATTTTCTGAACACAGGTCAAGGCGAGTCCCAAAAGGATGCAAAATATGATCAG TTTTTTCTTGGAGATTACCGACCCCTTATTCAAGATACTCAGGGAAATGTTCTTGATCAG GAGACTCAACTTCCACCACATCGAAGAAACATTCAGGAACCTCTGTGTGATTCTA GCATGGTGCCATATCCAGAACCTTATCAGAGTCAATTTCAGCAACGTCGACTTGGTGCTCTTGGCATTGAATGGCGTCCTTCGCTGATAAAATACGCTGTCGGCCCAGATTTTAGTGTTGGCCAAGGTCTGGACTTCCCAGTCATACCTTTGGTAGATTTGGATGTAATGGTTGAGCCACAACTAGATTTCTTAGATGCCACGTTATGGGAACCAGAATATGACATGATTGTAAGTGAGGATACTGATTCTGAATACAATGTGAATGATGATACTTCTAGTGCAGCTGCACAAGGGAGTGTCATCTCTTCTAGTGATCTAGAGGGCAGCGAAGATGACTCTAGTAATAAGGATGGCCTTAGAAGATCAAGAAGGAAAAAACATAACGTTGGA GTTGAGGTAACGACTTCCTCTGGAAGGCGCGTTAGAAAAAGGAATTTGGATGAGTGTAATGGTAATACTTCTGGAAGTAACAGACCTAGTAAGAAATCCAAGGGCAgttcaaaatcatcaaaaagGAAATCTTCAAAAGCAAAGACATCAAGACCCCAGAGAGTTGCTGCACATAATGCTCGCCATATGTTCTCTCAAATTGATGAAACATCTACTGATGAGGAAGATAATGATTCCAATGATGAATCATCAGACAGTTTCCAAGATCCAGACGATTTTAGTGAGCCTGAGAGGGAAATGGACGTGAAGCATGATGAATTTAAAAAGTCTCAGTTAAAAAAGTTTGTAAATGCATCGAAGCCTCCTGTATGCTCTGAATCCCAGTCAAATGTTGAAAGTAGACCAAGactggtacttaagttgtcacTTCGTGATTCTAAGAAGAGTGTGCCCACAGAGGACACAAAACCTACTTGTGAGACTGAGGATAATATGGTATGTCAGTCTTCTAGACCTCAACCCCGAGAATGCCATCATAAAACTTTTCCAGATTCAAAATCTTTGGACTCTGTGCTATCTTCTATGACTGCAACTAATTCTGAACTTCCCCAAAGGCACAATGGagatgaaaatgatgataaGATTCAAACTGAGAATGCTACAAATAATCTGGATCCATCTAGATATGTTGAGGAAAACACAGATCAGTGCAGAAAGGTGGAGACACTCACGTATGAACTGTCAAGATCAGGGGATACTTTACTGACTGATGCTGAAAATGATGATCATCTCAAACACAATGCCAATGG GAGATCAGAACATATGATTGGCGAGTTAGAGACTGCCGGTAGTATGATTAATAAAGGGCTGACTGGTTTTGAAGATGCACTTAAAATTTCCTCACCCGAACCTTTGTTATCTGGAAATGCTCAGCCAAATGATGATGCCTTCTGGACATCTGGTTATGAGAAGTTCAATGGTGTTAGTAAATGCCAGTCTGGGTCTGGCAAATGTGCGGAGGACTCGTTAGAAAACAATGAAGCTGTTCACTCAAGCCACTCTGCTGACCTGAAAATGAAAGCACCTGTGAAATCAACCAagctaattattaaaaagaaacagATTTCATCTGAAACCGAAG GTCCTAATCTTTTACCAGAAGGTGAAGATGACAGAAAATTTAGTACTCCACAGCTACTGCATTCATATTCTGACAAGAGAAGAGATTACGTTCGTGAAAGGGATAAGTCGCATAAAGGAAAAGTCAATCAAGATGGTTTTGAATCTTTTGATTGTGATATTGAAGAACATAATTCGGTTTTCAGCAATCAACTTGGTTTAGGAATTGGTTTGTCTGATGTTTTAAGTGATCCTATACGCCGATCACGATCTGTAAGGATAAAAACAACTTCTGAGGAGCCAAGCACTTCAAACAGAAGGGTTAAAATTCATGGGGGTCAAAGTTCGAGGGGAAAATCTGATTGGGAAGACTGTTCTACCAAAGTGTCTGATCAACTTCATCGTAGAACTAGGACTTCTAGACATAGGCGTGATGAACATATTCCCAGTAATCCTGGTGGCTCTTTAACTCGAAGGGTGTCAAACCATCATGTCAAAAATTCGTCATGGCTGATGCTATCAATGCATGATGATAGTTACCGATATATTCCTCAACTTGGTGATGAAGTTGTGTACTTTAGACAg GGACATCAAGAGTACTTAGAGTCATGTTCATCATCTGAAACAGGTCCATGGAGATCAGTTATAGGACTAGGCTTTTCTGAAATTTGCAAGGTTGAAGAGCTTGAGTACGCTGATCTCCCAGGTTCCGGGGACAGCTGTTGTaaacttaaacttaaatttgTGGATCCTTCTTCATACGTGCATGgcaaaatgtttaaattaaccCTACCTGAATTGAATGACTTctctgattttgttgttgagaaaACATGGTATGATACTGCCATGAAGAGAAATTGGTCTTCGAGAGATAAATGCAAGGTCTGGTGGAGAAATGGAGACGGGGATGGTGGAAACTGGTGGGATGGTAGAATTATTTCAGTGCAGGCCAAATCTCATGACTTCCCTGATAGTCCTTGGGAAAGGTATCAGATCCAGTACAAGAATGATCCAACCGAGAATCATCTGCATAGTCCGTGGGAACTACGTGATCCTGATCCTGAGATTCAATGGAAGCATCCCCATATTGATCACACAATCAGAGATAAGCTGCTTTCCTACTTCACTAAATTGGACCGCAGG GAGAAATTTGATATCCAAGCGTTGAACAAAGTAGCTGAAAAATTAGAGTTTGCAAACAG GTTTCCCGTCCCACTCTATCCTGAATTGATTCAGTCAAGGTTGGAGAATGACTACTATCGTACTGTGGAAGGTGTAAAGCATGACATAATGGTAATGTTATCAAATGCCGAAGACTTCtttagaattacaaaaaatgttCAGCTGTTGGGCAAGATCAGGAGAATATCAGACTGGTTTAGAAAGAAACTTGAAAGGGTATAG
- the LOC106772005 gene encoding bromodomain and WD repeat-containing protein 3 isoform X2 → MDSRKSKSSCRASSLSVAHLSVSNKVDQMVAPPGDVGAVQTDLDIDLREVYFLIMHFLSAGPCRRTFLHFKEELLEHQLLPRRYHAWFSRSGDLGGDDAEEDDDGFSLPLDYSNLVGRYPHITKDHLVKLLKQLMLSTVHPLHGKLGGSSPNAADVPTLLGYGSFSLLDSDRKTADKIVKTPPLYMRWPHMKANQVQGLSLREIGGGFTKHHRAPSIRSACYAIAKPSTMVQKMQNIKKLRGHRVAVYCAIFDGSGRFVISGSDDRLVKIWSMETAFCLASCRGHEGDITDLAVSSNNALVASASNDFVIRVWRLPDGMPISVLRGHTGAVNTITFSPSVVYQLLSSSDDGTCRIWDARNSHNPRIYVPRPPDAINGKSNAPPASLPSSSNGQQSYQVLCCAYNANGTVFVTGSSDTFARVWSALKPSTDDSEQPIHEMDLLSGHENDVNYVQFSGCSVASKILTSDPWKEENTLKFRNFWYCHDNIVTCSRDGSAIIWVPRSRKSHGKVGRWTRAYHLKVPPPPLPPQPPRGGPRQRLLPTPRGVNMIIWSLDNRFVLAAIMDCRICVWNAVDGSLVHSLTGHTESSYVLDVHPFNPRIAMSAGYDGRTIVWDIWEGIPIRTYEIGRFKLVDGKFSPDGTSIVLSDDVGQIYFLNTGQGESQKDAKYDQFFLGDYRPLIQDTQGNVLDQETQLPPHRRNIQEPLCDSSMVPYPEPYQSQFQQRRLGALGIEWRPSLIKYAVGPDFSVGQGLDFPVIPLVDLDVMVEPQLDFLDATLWEPEYDMIVSEDTDSEYNVNDDTSSAAAQGSVISSSDLEGSEDDSSNKDGLRRSRRKKHNVGVEVTTSSGRRVRKRNLDECNGNTSGSNRPSKKSKGSSKSSKRKSSKAKTSRPQRVAAHNARHMFSQIDETSTDEEDNDSNDESSDSFQDPDDFSEPEREMDVKHDEFKKSQLKKFVNASKPPVCSESQSNVESRPRLVLKLSLRDSKKSVPTEDTKPTCETEDNMVCQSSRPQPRECHHKTFPDSKSLDSVLSSMTATNSELPQRHNGDENDDKIQTENATNNLDPSRYVEENTDQCRKVETLTYELSRSGDTLLTDAENDDHLKHNANGRSEHMIGELETAGSMINKGLTGFEDALKISSPEPLLSGNAQPNDDAFWTSGYEKFNGVSKCQSGSGKCAEDSLENNEAVHSSHSADLKMKAPVKSTKLIIKKKQISSETEGPCKLKFVSSKADSTGARGIVISGNSSITGPNLLPEGEDDRKFSTPQLLHSYSDKRRDYVRERDKSHKGKVNQDGFESFDCDIEEHNSVFSNQLGLGIGLSDVLSDPIRRSRSVRIKTTSEEPSTSNRRVKIHGGQSSRGKSDWEDCSTKVSDQLHRRTRTSRHRRDEHIPSNPGGSLTRRVSNHHVKNSSWLMLSMHDDSYRYIPQLGDEVVYFRQGHQEYLESCSSSETGPWRSVIGLGFSEICKVEELEYADLPGSGDSCCKLKLKFVDPSSYVHGKMFKLTLPELNDFSDFVVEKTWYDTAMKRNWSSRDKCKVWWRNGDGDGGNWWDGRIISVQAKSHDFPDSPWERYQIQYKNDPTENHLHSPWELRDPDPEIQWKHPHIDHTIRDKLLSYFTKLDRREKFDIQALNKVAEKLEFANRFPVPLYPELIQSRLENDYYRTVEGVKHDIMVMLSNAEDFFRITKNVQLLGKIRRISDWFRKKLERV, encoded by the exons ATGGATTCTCGGAAGAGCAAATCTTCTTGTCGTGCATCTTCGCTTAGTGTTGCACATTTAAGTGTTTCAAATAAGGTGGATCAAATGGTGGCGCCCCCTGGGGATGTGGGAGCTGTTCAGACTGATCTGGATATAGACCTTAGGGAGGTTTACTTTTTAATCATGCACTTTTTGTCTGCGGGACCATGTAGGCGAACTTTTCTACATTTTAAGGAAGAACTTTTAGAGCATCAACTTCTACCCAGAAGATATCATGCTTGGTTTTCAAGAAGTGGTGACCTCGGAGGGGATGATGccgaagaagatgatgatggcTTCTCTTTACCTTTAGATTATAGCAATTTAGTGGGCAG GTATCCTCACATAACTAAGGATCACTTAGTAAAGCTTCTGAAACAATTGATGCTGAGTACGGTCCATCCTTTACATGGAAAACTTGGAGGAAGTAGTCCTAATGCAGCTGATGTTCCTACTTTACTTGGATATGGTTCATTTTCGCTTCTTGACA GTGATAGAAAAACAGCTGACAAGATTGTGAAGACCCCTCCACTTTACATGCGCTGGCCTCACATGAAGGCTAATCAGGTTCAGGGGCTAAGTTTAAGGGAGATTGGAGGTGGTTTTACAAAACACCATCGTGCTCCATCCATTCGTAGTGCGTGTTATGCTATTGCCAAACCATCTACTATGGTgcaaaaaatgcaaaatattaaaaaacttaggGGGCATCGTGTGGCTGTCTATTGTG CCATATTTGACGGATCAGGGAGATTTGTTATTAGTGGTTCTGATGACCGTCTTGTCAAGATTTGGTCTATGGAAACTGCATTTTGCTTAGCTAGTTGCCGTGGACATGAA GGTGATATTACTGACTTGGCTGTAAGCTCAAACAATGCTTTGGTGGCATCTGCTTCAAATGATTTTGTCATTAGAGTT TGGCGATTACCAGATGGGATGCCAATATCAGTTTTGCGGGGACATACAGGAGCTGTCAATACTATTACTTTTAGTCCCAGTGTTGTATACCAGCTGCTATC GTCATCTGATGATGGAACTTGTAGAATATGGGATGCAAGGAACTCACACAATCCCCGAATATACGTGCCTCGGCCTCCAGATGCTATAAATG GGAAGAGCAATGCTCCACCAGCTAGTTTGCCATCGTCAAGCAATGGTCAACAAAGCTATCAAGTACTTTGTTGTGCATATAATGCAAATGGAACTGTTTTTGTTACTGGTAGCTCTGATACTTTCGCCAGG GTGTGGAGTGCGTTGAAGCCCAGCACTGATGACTCAGAACAACCAATACATGAGATGGATTTATTATCTGGTCACGAAAATGATGTTAATTATGTACAGTTTAG TGGTTGCTCTGTGGCTTCAAAAATTTTAACATCTGATCCctggaaagaagaaaatacaCTGAAGTTTCGAAATTTCTG GTATTGTCATGATAACATAGTTACCTGCTCTCGTGATGGAAGTGCAATTATATGGGTTCCCAGATCCCGTAAATCTCAT GGAAAAGTAGGACGTTGGACTCGCGCATATCATCTAAAAGTGCCACCACCACCGCTGCCTCCCCAACCTCCACGAGGTGGTCCAAGGCAGAGATTGCTACCTACTCCTCGTGGTGTCAATATGATTATATGGAGTCTGGATAATCGCTTTGTGCTTGCAGCTATTATGG ATTGCAGAATATGTGTTTGGAATGCAGTTGATGGAAGCTTAGTGCACTCTTTGACTGGTCATACTGAATCA TCTTATGTTTTGGATGTTCACCCTTTCAACCCTCGAATAGCTATGAGTGCTGGCTATGATGGACGAACCATTGTTTGGGAT ATTTGGGAGGGCATACCCATTCGAACATATGAAATTGGACGCTTTAAGTTGGTTGATGGGAAGTTTTCTCC GGATGGAACATCAATTGTGCTCTCAGATGATGTTGGACAAATATATTTTCTGAACACAGGTCAAGGCGAGTCCCAAAAGGATGCAAAATATGATCAG TTTTTTCTTGGAGATTACCGACCCCTTATTCAAGATACTCAGGGAAATGTTCTTGATCAG GAGACTCAACTTCCACCACATCGAAGAAACATTCAGGAACCTCTGTGTGATTCTA GCATGGTGCCATATCCAGAACCTTATCAGAGTCAATTTCAGCAACGTCGACTTGGTGCTCTTGGCATTGAATGGCGTCCTTCGCTGATAAAATACGCTGTCGGCCCAGATTTTAGTGTTGGCCAAGGTCTGGACTTCCCAGTCATACCTTTGGTAGATTTGGATGTAATGGTTGAGCCACAACTAGATTTCTTAGATGCCACGTTATGGGAACCAGAATATGACATGATTGTAAGTGAGGATACTGATTCTGAATACAATGTGAATGATGATACTTCTAGTGCAGCTGCACAAGGGAGTGTCATCTCTTCTAGTGATCTAGAGGGCAGCGAAGATGACTCTAGTAATAAGGATGGCCTTAGAAGATCAAGAAGGAAAAAACATAACGTTGGA GTTGAGGTAACGACTTCCTCTGGAAGGCGCGTTAGAAAAAGGAATTTGGATGAGTGTAATGGTAATACTTCTGGAAGTAACAGACCTAGTAAGAAATCCAAGGGCAgttcaaaatcatcaaaaagGAAATCTTCAAAAGCAAAGACATCAAGACCCCAGAGAGTTGCTGCACATAATGCTCGCCATATGTTCTCTCAAATTGATGAAACATCTACTGATGAGGAAGATAATGATTCCAATGATGAATCATCAGACAGTTTCCAAGATCCAGACGATTTTAGTGAGCCTGAGAGGGAAATGGACGTGAAGCATGATGAATTTAAAAAGTCTCAGTTAAAAAAGTTTGTAAATGCATCGAAGCCTCCTGTATGCTCTGAATCCCAGTCAAATGTTGAAAGTAGACCAAGactggtacttaagttgtcacTTCGTGATTCTAAGAAGAGTGTGCCCACAGAGGACACAAAACCTACTTGTGAGACTGAGGATAATATGGTATGTCAGTCTTCTAGACCTCAACCCCGAGAATGCCATCATAAAACTTTTCCAGATTCAAAATCTTTGGACTCTGTGCTATCTTCTATGACTGCAACTAATTCTGAACTTCCCCAAAGGCACAATGGagatgaaaatgatgataaGATTCAAACTGAGAATGCTACAAATAATCTGGATCCATCTAGATATGTTGAGGAAAACACAGATCAGTGCAGAAAGGTGGAGACACTCACGTATGAACTGTCAAGATCAGGGGATACTTTACTGACTGATGCTGAAAATGATGATCATCTCAAACACAATGCCAATGG GAGATCAGAACATATGATTGGCGAGTTAGAGACTGCCGGTAGTATGATTAATAAAGGGCTGACTGGTTTTGAAGATGCACTTAAAATTTCCTCACCCGAACCTTTGTTATCTGGAAATGCTCAGCCAAATGATGATGCCTTCTGGACATCTGGTTATGAGAAGTTCAATGGTGTTAGTAAATGCCAGTCTGGGTCTGGCAAATGTGCGGAGGACTCGTTAGAAAACAATGAAGCTGTTCACTCAAGCCACTCTGCTGACCTGAAAATGAAAGCACCTGTGAAATCAACCAagctaattattaaaaagaaacagATTTCATCTGAAACCGAAGGTCCTTGCaaactaaaatttgttagtTCTAAGGCAGATTCAACTGGTGCTAGAGGTATTGTTATATCTGGAAATTCCTCTATTACAGGTCCTAATCTTTTACCAGAAGGTGAAGATGACAGAAAATTTAGTACTCCACAGCTACTGCATTCATATTCTGACAAGAGAAGAGATTACGTTCGTGAAAGGGATAAGTCGCATAAAGGAAAAGTCAATCAAGATGGTTTTGAATCTTTTGATTGTGATATTGAAGAACATAATTCGGTTTTCAGCAATCAACTTGGTTTAGGAATTGGTTTGTCTGATGTTTTAAGTGATCCTATACGCCGATCACGATCTGTAAGGATAAAAACAACTTCTGAGGAGCCAAGCACTTCAAACAGAAGGGTTAAAATTCATGGGGGTCAAAGTTCGAGGGGAAAATCTGATTGGGAAGACTGTTCTACCAAAGTGTCTGATCAACTTCATCGTAGAACTAGGACTTCTAGACATAGGCGTGATGAACATATTCCCAGTAATCCTGGTGGCTCTTTAACTCGAAGGGTGTCAAACCATCATGTCAAAAATTCGTCATGGCTGATGCTATCAATGCATGATGATAGTTACCGATATATTCCTCAACTTGGTGATGAAGTTGTGTACTTTAGACAg GGACATCAAGAGTACTTAGAGTCATGTTCATCATCTGAAACAGGTCCATGGAGATCAGTTATAGGACTAGGCTTTTCTGAAATTTGCAAGGTTGAAGAGCTTGAGTACGCTGATCTCCCAGGTTCCGGGGACAGCTGTTGTaaacttaaacttaaatttgTGGATCCTTCTTCATACGTGCATGgcaaaatgtttaaattaaccCTACCTGAATTGAATGACTTctctgattttgttgttgagaaaACATGGTATGATACTGCCATGAAGAGAAATTGGTCTTCGAGAGATAAATGCAAGGTCTGGTGGAGAAATGGAGACGGGGATGGTGGAAACTGGTGGGATGGTAGAATTATTTCAGTGCAGGCCAAATCTCATGACTTCCCTGATAGTCCTTGGGAAAGGTATCAGATCCAGTACAAGAATGATCCAACCGAGAATCATCTGCATAGTCCGTGGGAACTACGTGATCCTGATCCTGAGATTCAATGGAAGCATCCCCATATTGATCACACAATCAGAGATAAGCTGCTTTCCTACTTCACTAAATTGGACCGCAGG GAGAAATTTGATATCCAAGCGTTGAACAAAGTAGCTGAAAAATTAGAGTTTGCAAACAG GTTTCCCGTCCCACTCTATCCTGAATTGATTCAGTCAAGGTTGGAGAATGACTACTATCGTACTGTGGAAGGTGTAAAGCATGACATAATGGTAATGTTATCAAATGCCGAAGACTTCtttagaattacaaaaaatgttCAGCTGTTGGGCAAGATCAGGAGAATATCAGACTGGTTTAGAAAGAAACTTGAAAGGGTATAG